The genomic segment CGTTTTGCTAACCATAAAAGCATAGTCGATTCTTACTTTTCTCCCTCTACTCAATCCACAGGCCCCATGTATCCTTGATTCGGGTTTCAGGCTTCGAGCCCAATTCCAAACTTTGTAACATCATCCACTTTtccaatttaaaaatcataatgAAAAGGCATTGGTTCAACTCACATTTGCTTTGcctatggaaaaaaaaaagttctatCTTGAATTACTTGCTTGTTTTAAGCTTGGTTTGCCTTACAAATAACTTAGATTCGGATGATCTTATTTTGTATTTGCATGCATTCAACGTCCACAAGACTTTGTTGATTCAAGTACCaatatcttctttttcttaataaaacattttctagCTGGTTTTTTTTCTCATGACCTAAActccaaaatttaaaaaataaaatctctaACTTATCTTTCAATCACATTTTAAGAtaaattctaatttatttacaaattgaaaaaactcaaaaccctgcataaaaattatttatctgcATTCTTAAAATTCCACTAATCATGTAATCTCTTTTACTACATTAATAGCATTGGTTTTGGCTTTGTAAATTTAAttctattattttaataaaattacaatttatcttcttaaaaaaagagaaaattaaaaatactttttgaaTGGTACCATATTAGAACTAGCTAGTTTGTCCTTTTAGTATTATATTAAGAACCCACCTAGAGGCACAAAAAGagtgaggaaaaagaaaaaaaaaaaaagggacgTTGGCATAGATATTAGAAAtagtattaaaattttcacgTGATTAGGCTTTAATTGGCGAAGAAAGTGGATCCCGTGGAGGAATTTGTTGTCTGCCGGCGATGGCAACGGGGACAGTGTTTGATGAGTTGGtcacaaatattaaaatactaaCTATATATATCACAGCCTGCTGATGAGTAGACACTTGACATAATCGAAAGACAAAGCAATTTATGCTCCCACCGACCACTGTCGGGGTTGGGACTTCGTCTCTCGATCCATGCAACGAGTTACTCTTTTCGCCGCAGTTTCACTAATTAGGTATAGTGACAGCTCCTTTGTTTGTTTATTCTTAATTCAAAAAGGAATTAGAACTAATTGTGAAGACAGACTTATTTTTCAAATGcaatcctttttttctttttcttcatccttttttttatttcttaagctaaaaatatcaaaatttatgttATTAATCTCCCGTGACACACAATTATTAGAAAGTTAAccattattattaatcaacaTTTATAAATCCTCAAATCTTTACACTTGTAAATGGCTCAACTCACTACAACAAATTTGACTTAAGATAGTGCATTTTAAAATgtgttattaaaaatatttttaataacattttttatactttttaaaatatttttgtagatATAACTTtattacataaatttttagatgcattatgaataaaaaaaaattatactttttttcatatttttactaaatgtgaaaaaaataaagttaaaagtttaaatagttgtattttttaaaattttactatacaaaaaaatatgcTGCCTaaataatgagattaaaactcaattttgttgtaataacttttgaaagaaaataactAAGAAAGCTTTTGACAACTTTAATAAAActcaaattatttgttttggaATTGTAATTTGTTTCTCTATCTCACTTATCGACACTTATCAcgtattttaattaattgagtAATTGAGACACATGATAAATGTTGATGGATGAAATAGAGAACAAgatacaattatgagtagAAGATTTTCATTCACATTAATACCATCTAATCAAGTTAATCATTAAGAGAAACCAGTTAGTAATTCGTTGATTAATTTTGCAAGGCAAAGAAAATCAATCTAGCTTTTTGACTATGAACAACTCTAGTATCATGTCACTTTGTTAATTAATTCGAAGGGTGAATCAATTGACTTTTGTCACAAGCTCAGTTTTAGTAGATGCATGTTTTGCAGAATTTCTAACTGTCAGGAATCTGATTCCTTTGGAAAAAAGTTGCCAAGACCTTGGCCAAGAACGATAGCAACATGGATCATAATTAAACCCTTCAAAGCTGAGATTTGTTGGCCATATTTCTTCAAACACGTTTTTTAGGTGGAAAAGTCGAAGAGATGCTTGGCCAAATACATTATAGATCCTATTCATTAGGAAATCTCAATCAAGAGGACTAGCTCCAAACTGGTTGATCAATCAGCTCTGAATCTTAAGTAGGGAGAACTATTAAGTATGTCAAGGAAAGAAAGATATTCTATAATATAGAAGCGAGTGTGTACACACCTTCCTGCAATATTAAAAGGAATTTGAGTCGTAAAAGCTTCCCCTTGGAATCTCATCAATAATTTGGCATATCAAAGAACAAACTATATAAGGagaaatttaattctttaattttcttatttttggacCACCATGTCGGAATTAATCATCCTCTCGTCAAataatttcactttttcaGACATATTTTTAAAGAGACAAATTTATTTATGCATAAATTGACATAAGAGATACATTTTTCCATTGTTATAGATTTGATCAGTTAATTCCTCTATAAGCAGCTGTTTGATATTTTTCTTATGTCATTTCGAGGCGGAGTTAACCCTTTATCAGAGCCCACCAACCAGGGCAGTGAAAGAAAAGAGTGACGATAAAAAGGTGAAGCAAAAAGATGGATTTTCACAACACGCTAGCCCACAGAATTTTCAGCATGAGTTTCTAAAGTGAGATCATGAGAAAGAGCACTACGCGAGATATGTATTACACTTGATCGACCTCGACCTGATGATAAAGCAAAGACGAGATAACgattaaagttttttttttttgttttaattgttcattaaaattaagtaACGACTCATGATCCGAAGTCaatctttacttttctttttctttttcttttttactccTTTTTCCCATTTCACAATGAGCAAAAACTTAAATGAATAGTCATCTCTTTTATGTTCTCATTTACATTCACTTGACCCATgataaaaacaaatcaaatttaGATCGGTAATTAAGAtgcaaagaaacaaaaggtttTTGTTATTGAAAGGCATTGATATTTCATAAGAGaaacttagaaaaaaaaattgagattttgagtctcctatatgaaaaagaaatgtgagttattaaaatattttatcacgTAACACTCTTGTCTTTGCTAATCCGAATACATTTGTCAAGTTGCATTTAAGGGTATCGAGTTTCTTtttcaaagaacaaaagaTTGGTgggattttatttgtttatctttTTGCCCAGCAAGGTCGGCAAAATATTGTTCCGCACCAAGTAAGTTTGATACTTTCAACATTTCGTGATTTGTCAAAAATATGCTTCACTTAGAATGGTTAATACTTTGTACTAAtagtttttgtttgtttaagtaatataaataatgatttttttttggtttgagGTTTCGGTTTCTTGCAACTTTTTGACTAGTGCAGTAAAACTTACGTGGTCTTTCTTTTGTCATCATACAACAGTCGATTTTATTCCAACTTCCaccctatatatatatatatagtaagtGCACACCAGCTGACATCAAATTTCTTTCCTATCATCAAACCGCCTGCTTCCATTTCCATTCCTGTCTCCTCTcacagaaaagaaagaaacatcaAACTTCACCAAtctttttggatgaaaaaCCTGAAACACTCTTCGAATTGATCTCCCCTCCCATTATCGTCCACCCAACCAAAACCCCATTAGACCgacttttttcttctcatcagtaccatcatcatcataggCAATGCAACCTTTTTCTTCCTAAGAGAAAGATATAATCTTCATCAGCATTAATTCACCAACCCCGTTTTGATATAGcatttattttagttatacCACCAATTGTCATTCCTGATGGATCTGATCTTCTCCGCTTGTTTATTCGGCCTGCTTTCCGTCTTCCCAGGTAAAATTTTCGAGAACTCTTCCAAATTTCTACGCTGATTGATGAATAGCATTAACATTGACAGATTGCTTGCATTCATGCAGGAATTTCAGGGACTACATTTACACTAGTAAATAAATGTGAACACACAGTTTGGCCTGGTAGCCTTGGCAACAGCCAGTTAGGTAGCACCGGATTCGAACTACCATCGGGGGGATCCCGATCGTTCCAGGCACCGCCCAGTTGGTCAGGTAGATTCTGGGGCAGAACCGGGTGCACGTCAGACCAAACTACAGGTCAACTCACCTGCCAAACCGGTGACTGTGGTTCCAGCCAAGTTGAATGCAATGGCAACGGTGCAACCCCCCCTGCCACCTTAGCTGAGTTCACGATGGGATCAGGTACCCAGGATTTCTACGACGTCAGTTTAGTCGACGGTTACAACTTGCCAATGATCGTGGAGCCAAGCGGTGGGTCAAGCGGCGCGTGCTTGTCAACAGGGTGCGTTACCGATTTGAACCGGCAGTGTCCGACGGAGTTGCAGTTTGGGTCGGGTGAGGCCTGTCTGAGTGCATGCGAGGCTTTTAAGACTCCCGAGTATTGCTGTAACGGCGCGTTCGGCGCACCCGACACGTGTAAGCCGTCCGTTTATTCAGAGATGTTCAAAGCGGCGTGCCCGAGATCGTATAGCTACGCGTATGATGATGCTACGAGTACGTTTACATGTACGGGAGCTGATTATACGATTACATTCTGCCCTTCATCAACAAGGTAAGCACTAAGGATAGAAATATAATGgaatttttctctcttctttatgtttttttttagttaaaatatttttggtttttcggGGAGAGATcaatttttttggttaaattatttgttgggttttttttataattattttgtttataaaaaagaattaattagtTTACCAGTGTTGTAAGATGGGGTGGTGGGATTCTCAGTTGAATCTGAAGatgttctctttcttttttagcGTATTCTAATTTGCTTTCATACGACTTTCTCAAAGCCACATCCTCACAACCTTTTGTATGGCATAAGCTAACAGGTCATGAGTCATGACCATTAGCTTGTGCCATACTTTAAGGATCTTCCTGTCTCTATTAATTAGCAAATAATGAGCAAAACGAGTCAGTTTTTATATGTAAAAATTAATTGGAAACAGCCATTCCTGATTGACAGAGTAGAATCCTAAAAGAGAAAACACAAAGTGCTAAAATGAAACAACTTTGTTCCAATATCTGTATCAGAACGGAATCTCCTTTTTAACGTGATAGATTGTTTAgaattttgatttcaaaagGCAAAATAGTTGCATTTAAATTTACATTCCATATTCTCTTAGACAGTCTTTGTTAACTATTTGCTCTAATTTTATGCCTACACAGTCAAAAATCTGCAAGCAATACGACCCCAGCGACAGGAACGACAAGCACGACGTACGGATCTATTGCAGGGTCGGGAGAGGTCCCGAAGACAGACGACAACGGTTCATGGTTTCCAGATTTTCTTACGGGAGAGTCTTCCAGGACTCTTTCTTCTGCTGTTTTCAGCACCACATTGTTGGCTTCTGCGATATcctctctcttcctctctaGATTTAGTTCATAAATTCTCGGCAGCTCTCCAACAACACAAAGCAGTTTATTAACAAAACTATAGTGGAAACGAATTTGGGATTCTTCTGCAGTATGAGGAAGTGCTGTTCAGGTCCAGATTGTAAAGCCCAATATTTTCCAGGCCACATGTATAGATTATTTGGAAAGAAAACTACTggtactatttttttttctttatattttagtCCTGGGAGAGTTGTACTCCAAAAGCAACAAATTAGAACGGAAAGAGCCCTAGTCgttatttttaattcattaacAAGGCATTTAAAGGTGTTACTTTACTGTGAATATGAGCAATCTGGTTGGTGTCTCTTGGTGGGTAGCTGATAAAGGAAGCCCCACTTTGCTAGAATTGCAAGCTTGGTAGTTTGATGATTTCATTCAGCCGCAATGAGCGTTGCCATTATGGTGTCTGTGACAATAGGGCCATTCTTCCATTCATTTCCTTTTATGATCAGGTTGCCTTTTTTGTGTCTGTAATTTGTACATACATaagaattaattgattaaacatTGCATACTCTCCAGTTATAGTTCTAGAACCATTGGATCAAACCTAAACCCGACCatgaaaatgcaaaaaaaaaaaaaaaacattttttgcctaagaaaatgagaaaatgagaTTGAAATTTGCAAGTTTTATGTATCTATGAGattgaaaatgagattatgaCTCTCATCAGGTTATTACTATTTAATCTGTGATCCCCTCGTTTGGATACAATTGCCCAAACTTGCACTTGCAAAAATTGATAAAGttcttataaaaaagaaagttatttTATCGTGAAAGTTCAGAGGATAACAAAGGAAAAGGAATCCACTGCCTTTTTCAGCACTCCTCCTAAAGATGTCGATTAAGATCAGCATTGCTTTT from the Theobroma cacao cultivar B97-61/B2 chromosome 8, Criollo_cocoa_genome_V2, whole genome shotgun sequence genome contains:
- the LOC18591571 gene encoding thaumatin-like protein 1b, translating into MDLIFSACLFGLLSVFPGISGTTFTLVNKCEHTVWPGSLGNSQLGSTGFELPSGGSRSFQAPPSWSGRFWGRTGCTSDQTTGQLTCQTGDCGSSQVECNGNGATPPATLAEFTMGSGTQDFYDVSLVDGYNLPMIVEPSGGSSGACLSTGCVTDLNRQCPTELQFGSGEACLSACEAFKTPEYCCNGAFGAPDTCKPSVYSEMFKAACPRSYSYAYDDATSTFTCTGADYTITFCPSSTSQKSASNTTPATGTTSTTYGSIAGSGEVPKTDDNGSWFPDFLTGESSRTLSSAVFSTTLLASAISSLFLSRFSS